Proteins encoded together in one Candidatus Sulfotelmatobacter sp. window:
- a CDS encoding tlde1 domain-containing protein codes for MSWTYSQSTGQLTHNGRVVATGYSGSGHGRNNPDLEATRNVGPVPRGRYTIGPAHDTRTHGPQVMALTPDGHDARGRDGFLIHGDNTRHDASTGCVILPRDIRDQISSSGDNEIEVVR; via the coding sequence ATGTCTTGGACTTACAGCCAAAGTACCGGACAGCTGACGCACAACGGGCGAGTCGTTGCGACCGGGTACTCTGGAAGTGGACATGGGCGGAATAATCCAGACTTAGAAGCGACCCGCAACGTTGGACCCGTTCCACGCGGGCGATACACCATCGGTCCCGCGCATGACACGCGTACTCATGGCCCGCAGGTAATGGCGCTCACACCCGACGGCCATGATGCGCGCGGACGCGATGGATTCCTGATCCATGGCGATAACACGCGGCACGACGCTTCGACAGGGTGCGTGATTCTACCGCGCGACATCCGGGATCAGATTTCCAGCAGCGGGGACAACGAAATTGAAGTTGTACGCTAG
- a CDS encoding protein kinase: MIGQLVGHYRVLEKIGAGGMGDVFRARDERLGRDVALKLIRPALSDNPDRLRRFEQEARAAAALNHPNILAIYDVGFEGALPYIVSELLAGKDLRQRLSEGAIPLEEATDYALQIAQGLTAAHERLIVHRDLKPENLFLTQDGRVKILDFGVAKLQAPAKDDRAIESLTTVTKHGAVIGTVAYMSPEQLRGKAVDHRSDIFSFGAILYEMMTGSRAFRGETEVDTMTAVLLEGPAPANLEHAAIPAGYRDIVTHCLEKDPENRFQSVKDLVFALQTLSTSSPVRMRFSSSSRTRAPAALPWAIAGGLSAAMLLLLLVLFLNRPVASPTYHRLTSEAGTVYAARFAPDGRSIVYSAAWNGKPVQLFSTIGNSLLAQPLNMSEANLLAVSPSNELAVVVNGTHNGQLETVDGVLATGPVAGGTPRQVLPEVRWADWDAHGQLAVVHYVDGHSRLEFPIGHLLYQSVGWISNIRFSPRGDRIAFMDHPALWDNRGFVSVVDLAGQVRNLTTEWEDESGLGWRPDGTQIWFTAAGKGNNRNLMTVDLSGKIRTLLDLPLGITLQDIAADGRLLVALNSSRLAMDFATLNTKEEVDLSAHDWNSARDISPDGQFVLFEDASETAGPNYAVMLRRVDGSLPVRLGEGSSGGFSPDGKWALSLSTVAPQVTLLPTGTGQPRSIRLGGLDHLQNGYGRFLDAERVMLNGDEAGHAARCYVVDLSSGKARAITPEGVTCGPASPDSRFVVGKGTAGWMAIYSLQGGSPRLIPHVDPHFNPVQWSSDGSSLYGYRLGEFPSRVYKVDIASGKQTVVKELKPTLPAGVVMVAPVVVSRDGTRFAYSYNQTLSVLYIVSGLQ, encoded by the coding sequence ATGATTGGCCAGCTCGTGGGGCATTACCGGGTCCTCGAAAAGATCGGTGCAGGCGGGATGGGCGACGTCTTTCGCGCGCGCGACGAAAGGCTGGGGCGCGACGTTGCGCTGAAGTTGATTCGCCCGGCCCTGAGCGACAACCCCGATCGCTTGCGACGATTCGAACAGGAAGCGCGGGCCGCTGCCGCATTGAACCATCCCAACATCCTCGCGATCTATGACGTCGGCTTCGAAGGCGCCCTACCCTACATTGTCTCGGAGTTGCTGGCGGGCAAGGATCTGCGCCAACGCTTGTCCGAAGGCGCGATTCCCCTGGAAGAAGCAACGGACTACGCGCTGCAAATCGCGCAAGGCCTCACAGCAGCGCACGAACGGCTGATTGTACATCGCGATCTAAAACCGGAAAATCTATTTCTCACTCAGGACGGAAGAGTCAAGATTCTCGACTTCGGAGTGGCCAAGCTCCAGGCTCCCGCGAAAGACGACCGCGCCATTGAAAGCCTGACCACGGTGACCAAGCACGGAGCCGTGATCGGAACCGTGGCTTACATGTCGCCTGAGCAACTGCGTGGCAAAGCGGTCGATCACCGCAGCGACATCTTCAGTTTCGGCGCCATTCTGTACGAAATGATGACCGGCTCCCGCGCTTTTCGCGGTGAGACAGAAGTTGACACCATGACTGCGGTGTTGCTCGAAGGGCCTGCGCCCGCCAATTTAGAGCATGCTGCGATCCCGGCTGGATATCGGGATATCGTCACTCACTGTCTTGAAAAAGATCCTGAGAACCGTTTCCAGTCCGTCAAAGATCTGGTGTTTGCGCTGCAAACTTTGTCAACATCGTCGCCGGTTCGAATGCGTTTCTCCTCCAGTTCGAGGACTCGGGCTCCAGCAGCGTTGCCGTGGGCCATCGCAGGGGGATTGTCGGCGGCGATGTTGCTGCTTTTGCTGGTCCTTTTTTTGAATCGGCCCGTCGCATCGCCAACTTACCATCGCTTGACCTCAGAAGCGGGAACAGTCTATGCAGCGCGCTTCGCGCCCGACGGCCGGTCCATCGTCTACAGCGCAGCCTGGAACGGTAAGCCGGTGCAGCTCTTTTCGACCATCGGCAACTCTCTTCTGGCTCAGCCTCTGAATATGAGCGAAGCCAACCTGCTGGCAGTTTCGCCGAGCAACGAATTGGCGGTGGTGGTGAACGGCACCCATAACGGGCAACTCGAAACCGTTGACGGAGTTCTCGCGACCGGGCCGGTGGCCGGCGGAACGCCGCGGCAAGTTCTGCCTGAGGTTCGCTGGGCCGACTGGGACGCGCACGGTCAGTTAGCGGTAGTTCATTACGTTGACGGACACAGTCGTTTGGAATTTCCGATCGGCCATCTGCTGTACCAGAGCGTTGGATGGATCAGCAATATTCGTTTCTCTCCTCGCGGCGATCGGATCGCGTTCATGGATCACCCTGCCCTCTGGGACAATCGCGGATTCGTTTCCGTCGTAGACTTGGCCGGACAGGTTCGCAACCTGACGACAGAATGGGAAGACGAGAGCGGACTGGGGTGGCGGCCGGACGGCACACAGATATGGTTCACTGCCGCCGGCAAAGGCAACAATCGCAATTTGATGACCGTCGATCTCTCCGGCAAAATCCGAACTTTACTGGATCTGCCCCTCGGCATCACGTTGCAGGACATTGCCGCGGACGGTCGACTCCTGGTGGCCTTGAATTCCAGTCGCCTGGCCATGGACTTCGCCACTTTGAACACGAAGGAAGAGGTCGACCTTTCCGCTCACGATTGGAACTCCGCCCGCGACATTTCTCCTGACGGACAGTTTGTCCTGTTTGAGGATGCCAGTGAGACTGCGGGTCCGAACTATGCAGTCATGCTGCGGAGAGTTGACGGTTCTCTTCCCGTCCGCCTGGGCGAGGGCAGCTCGGGAGGATTTTCTCCCGACGGAAAATGGGCGCTCTCGCTTTCTACCGTCGCTCCCCAGGTTACGCTGCTCCCCACCGGCACCGGTCAACCTCGTTCCATCCGCCTTGGCGGTCTCGATCACTTACAGAATGGCTACGGCCGTTTCCTGGACGCGGAAAGGGTTATGCTCAATGGTGACGAGGCCGGACATGCCGCGCGCTGCTACGTCGTGGACTTGTCCAGTGGAAAAGCCAGGGCGATCACTCCAGAAGGAGTTACCTGCGGTCCGGCATCGCCCGACAGCCGCTTCGTTGTCGGAAAAGGAACCGCAGGATGGATGGCCATTTACTCCCTCCAGGGAGGCTCGCCTCGGCTCATTCCTCACGTCGATCCGCACTTCAATCCCGTGCAGTGGTCGAGCGACGGGTCGTCGCTTTACGGTTACCGGCTAGGTGAGTTTCCAAGCCGGGTATACAAGGTGGATATTGCCTCAGGGAAGCAGACCGTGGTCAAGGAACTGAAGCCGACGCTTCCCGCGGGAGTTGTAATGGTCGCACCGGTGGTGGTCAGTCGCGACGGCACACGATTCGCCTACTCCTATAATCAGACGCTGTCGGTTCTGTATATCGTCTCCGGCCTGCAGTAG
- a CDS encoding 2OG-Fe(II) oxygenase: MQDERILSGPERSLLATLLQHAKAAAGENQETQNAVRTVIASALGETVAQRAFAVLGGSIVENILSNSGLPLGDLSNPRTESSAGPHLGPHSPFEQDPSGEFRRAMSESHVPLRSQSQPQSPGSPQPPGVKAPDKGPQPSVGPMRTPVVPGAGQPQSPGGPQPPGVHAPHKEPHAPGQPMRTPGVPASPGQPQSPGGSTDLEIVAQKSVAVLERPSRLPARCVLLDEFLAPQELEELTGYTLAQEVAFSASEVISPAADGGVVNYEHRRSRVLMDLAQYQNVMLERIKTVLPQVLQKLGMEEFSIAGVEAQITASNDGDFFRFHSDNGSDRVAARHLTFVYFFQREPRRFEGGELLIYDARLEGDNYASEGSYQTIIPQQNQIVFFPCELLHEITPVKCPSGQFADSRFTLNGWLRH; the protein is encoded by the coding sequence ATGCAAGATGAACGGATACTAAGCGGGCCCGAGCGCTCATTGCTGGCCACTCTGCTACAACACGCCAAGGCTGCGGCCGGCGAGAATCAGGAGACCCAGAACGCGGTCCGAACGGTGATTGCGTCGGCTCTCGGCGAAACTGTGGCGCAGCGGGCTTTCGCCGTGCTGGGCGGGAGTATTGTTGAAAACATCCTAAGCAATAGCGGATTGCCCCTTGGCGATCTAAGCAACCCGCGAACCGAGAGTTCTGCTGGCCCGCATCTGGGACCGCACTCTCCCTTCGAGCAGGATCCTTCGGGAGAGTTTCGTCGCGCCATGTCCGAATCCCACGTTCCATTGCGTTCGCAGAGTCAACCACAGTCTCCGGGTTCTCCTCAGCCGCCAGGGGTGAAAGCGCCCGATAAAGGGCCGCAACCTTCAGTCGGTCCGATGCGAACTCCGGTTGTACCCGGAGCGGGCCAGCCGCAGTCGCCGGGTGGTCCACAGCCTCCAGGAGTACATGCACCTCACAAAGAGCCCCACGCTCCTGGCCAGCCGATGCGCACCCCAGGTGTGCCTGCGTCACCCGGGCAACCACAATCCCCGGGCGGGTCGACTGATCTTGAGATCGTGGCCCAGAAGTCGGTAGCGGTTTTGGAGCGACCGTCTCGCCTTCCGGCACGCTGCGTGCTGCTCGACGAATTTCTGGCGCCGCAGGAACTGGAGGAACTCACGGGCTACACGCTGGCACAGGAAGTTGCCTTCAGCGCCAGCGAGGTCATTTCTCCTGCCGCAGATGGCGGGGTCGTGAACTATGAACATCGCCGCTCCCGCGTATTGATGGATCTGGCTCAGTATCAGAATGTGATGCTGGAACGCATCAAGACCGTGTTGCCGCAAGTCTTGCAGAAGCTCGGCATGGAGGAATTTTCCATCGCCGGCGTGGAGGCGCAGATTACCGCCAGCAATGACGGAGACTTCTTCCGCTTCCACAGCGATAACGGCAGCGACCGCGTGGCTGCCCGCCATCTCACATTCGTCTACTTCTTCCAGCGCGAGCCGCGGCGGTTTGAAGGCGGAGAGCTACTTATTTATGATGCCCGTCTGGAAGGAGACAATTACGCCAGCGAAGGCAGTTACCAGACGATCATCCCGCAACAAAATCAGATCGTCTTCTTTCCCTGCGAGTTGCTGCACGAAATCACTCCGGTGAAGTGCCCCTCGGGGCAGTTCGCCGATAGCCGCTTCACCCTGAACGGATGGCTACGTCACTAA
- the purQ gene encoding phosphoribosylformylglycinamidine synthase subunit PurQ, with protein MKFGVIVFPGSNCDHDAFWTIQHVAKQPATFLWHESHDLENCDAVIVPGGFAYGDYLRTGAIAKFSPVMESVRKFADGGGLVLGICNGFQILCESGLLPGALMRNVGLKYVCKPVQVRVENAATAFTNMCSNGEVLTIPIGHMEGNYFCGPDTLQELQRDNRIVFRYCSDGGEISAASNPNGSLDNIAGICNSGGNVVGMMPHPERSAEPELGCTDGMKVFHSLVSQSLIGQSSVGQSLVGAMTAR; from the coding sequence ATGAAATTTGGCGTCATCGTTTTTCCCGGTTCCAACTGCGATCACGATGCGTTCTGGACGATTCAGCACGTCGCGAAGCAACCGGCCACTTTTTTGTGGCATGAATCGCACGACCTGGAAAACTGCGATGCCGTGATCGTTCCCGGAGGCTTCGCCTATGGCGATTATCTGCGGACCGGTGCGATCGCCAAGTTCTCGCCGGTAATGGAGTCGGTGCGCAAGTTCGCCGATGGCGGTGGATTGGTGCTGGGCATCTGCAACGGTTTCCAGATCCTTTGCGAGTCGGGCCTTTTGCCGGGCGCCTTGATGCGCAACGTTGGCCTGAAGTACGTCTGCAAACCCGTGCAGGTACGCGTGGAAAATGCCGCGACTGCCTTCACCAATATGTGCTCGAACGGAGAGGTGCTCACCATTCCGATCGGTCACATGGAAGGAAACTACTTTTGCGGCCCTGATACTCTTCAGGAGTTACAGCGCGACAATCGGATCGTGTTTCGTTATTGCTCCGATGGTGGCGAGATCAGTGCAGCGAGTAATCCCAACGGATCGCTGGACAATATTGCAGGCATTTGCAACTCGGGCGGCAATGTCGTTGGCATGATGCCGCACCCGGAACGCTCGGCCGAGCCTGAATTAGGGTGCACTGACGGAATGAAAGTCTTTCACTCGTTGGTTAGCCAATCGTTGATTGGCCAGTCGTCGGTTGGCCAGTCGTTAGTCGGCGCGATGACAGCGCGTTAG
- a CDS encoding polyphosphate kinase 2 family protein produces the protein MKTDNLAKKFRVDNGKHFRLKDFDPEDTGQWRSKEHAEEALQKGIQRTADLQDKLYAQDSWALLLIFQAMDAAGKDGAIKHVMSGVNPQGCQVHSFKAPSGVELQHDFLWRTTVALPERGHIGIFNRSYYEEVLVVRVHPEILKGQRIPEGLIGKHLWKERFEDIRCFEQHMARSGTVILKFFLNLSKKEQKKRFLARLDEPEKNWKFSADDIHERKYWDDYQQAYEEMIANTSSKVAPWYVVPADNKWFSRLAISAVLVETLESLGLGYPKVSAAERKELGAAKKSLIAKK, from the coding sequence ATGAAGACTGACAACTTAGCCAAGAAGTTTCGGGTAGACAATGGCAAGCATTTTCGGCTGAAAGATTTTGATCCCGAAGATACCGGCCAGTGGCGCTCCAAGGAGCATGCCGAGGAAGCGCTTCAGAAAGGCATTCAGCGGACGGCTGATTTACAAGACAAGCTTTATGCGCAGGATAGCTGGGCGCTGCTGCTGATTTTCCAGGCAATGGACGCCGCGGGAAAAGACGGCGCTATCAAGCACGTGATGTCGGGGGTAAATCCCCAGGGCTGCCAGGTGCATTCCTTCAAAGCGCCGTCGGGGGTTGAACTGCAACACGATTTTCTGTGGAGGACAACTGTCGCGCTGCCCGAGCGCGGGCACATCGGAATTTTCAATCGGTCGTACTATGAAGAAGTGCTCGTGGTACGGGTGCATCCGGAGATTCTTAAGGGTCAGAGAATTCCAGAGGGTTTGATCGGTAAGCATCTGTGGAAGGAACGCTTCGAAGATATTCGGTGTTTTGAACAGCATATGGCGCGGAGCGGAACGGTCATCCTTAAGTTTTTTTTGAATTTATCGAAGAAAGAGCAGAAAAAGCGCTTCCTGGCCAGGTTAGACGAGCCGGAGAAAAACTGGAAGTTTTCGGCGGATGATATTCATGAGCGCAAGTACTGGGACGACTATCAGCAGGCTTACGAAGAAATGATTGCGAATACTTCGAGCAAAGTGGCGCCATGGTACGTGGTTCCAGCGGACAACAAATGGTTTTCGCGGCTGGCCATTTCAGCGGTGCTGGTCGAAACATTGGAGTCGTTAGGCCTGGGTTATCCCAAGGTGAGTGCCGCGGAGCGCAAAGAACTCGGGGCGGCGAAGAAGAGCCTTATTGCCAAGAAATAA
- a CDS encoding aspartate aminotransferase family protein, whose translation MFESEFLTPTQEAKALYQRLVARAAEIVCTSIPDHPYNGKDARALADLTSADLFPTVGLRIEQIADQLRAVVSNSVMVSHPFTAAHLHCPPLLPALAAEVVIGALNQSMDSFDQAPVATVVEQKMIRWLCGEAGLPATAAGTFTTGGSQSNYLALLLARDETTHKHWNCRVQKSGLPPEARRLRIFCSEVAHFTVEKSAAQLGLGTDAVVRVDVDRHFRMNPGALRNSLEAAQSAGLIPMAIVATAGTTDFGSVDPLLELSSLARAVGAWLHVDAAYGGALLFSTQHRDKLQGIEAADSLGIDFHKLFWQPIPCSAFLLRDLRHFDSIKLHTDYLNPELHEGAGIPNLVTTSLLTTRRFDALKLWISLQTVGRSRLMAMIDRTIELANHAAKLIRESPRLELLCDPQLSTVVFRYRPSNAEADSELINAALRQHLFDRGLAVIGHTRIRNRQCLKLTCMNPTVTELQLEELVKMIVEQGADVEA comes from the coding sequence TTGTTTGAATCTGAATTTTTGACTCCCACCCAGGAAGCGAAAGCCCTTTACCAACGGCTGGTGGCGCGCGCCGCAGAGATTGTCTGCACTTCGATCCCAGATCATCCCTATAACGGCAAAGATGCGCGAGCATTGGCAGACTTAACCAGCGCGGATTTGTTTCCAACCGTGGGACTCAGGATCGAACAGATCGCCGACCAACTGCGTGCGGTGGTATCAAATTCGGTGATGGTCAGCCATCCTTTCACGGCAGCGCACCTGCATTGTCCGCCGTTGTTGCCCGCGCTCGCGGCTGAAGTCGTGATCGGCGCGCTCAATCAGTCCATGGATTCGTTCGATCAGGCGCCCGTCGCAACAGTGGTCGAGCAGAAGATGATTCGCTGGCTGTGCGGCGAAGCCGGATTGCCTGCGACCGCGGCCGGAACCTTCACCACCGGCGGCTCGCAATCAAACTATCTGGCCCTTTTGCTGGCCCGCGATGAAACCACGCATAAGCACTGGAATTGCCGTGTGCAGAAGTCCGGTCTTCCACCCGAAGCCCGCCGCCTGCGCATCTTCTGTTCGGAAGTTGCGCATTTCACCGTGGAAAAATCCGCGGCGCAATTAGGCCTGGGAACCGATGCCGTGGTGCGAGTCGATGTGGATCGACATTTCCGCATGAATCCCGGAGCCCTGCGGAATTCGCTCGAGGCCGCTCAGTCTGCGGGACTCATCCCCATGGCAATCGTGGCGACGGCCGGGACTACAGACTTCGGCTCGGTCGATCCGTTGCTCGAACTCTCTTCGCTCGCCCGAGCAGTTGGCGCATGGCTTCATGTGGATGCGGCCTATGGCGGAGCATTGCTTTTTTCGACTCAGCATCGCGACAAGCTGCAAGGGATCGAAGCCGCGGATTCTCTCGGCATCGACTTTCACAAACTGTTCTGGCAGCCGATTCCATGCAGCGCTTTTTTGTTGCGCGACCTGCGCCACTTCGATTCCATCAAGCTCCATACCGATTACCTCAACCCCGAACTCCACGAGGGCGCGGGCATCCCCAATCTGGTTACCACCTCGCTGTTGACTACGCGGCGCTTCGACGCACTGAAGCTGTGGATTTCATTGCAAACTGTCGGCCGCAGCAGGCTGATGGCGATGATCGACCGCACTATCGAATTGGCCAATCACGCAGCCAAACTGATTCGCGAGTCGCCTCGCCTCGAACTGCTGTGCGATCCTCAACTCAGCACTGTCGTATTTCGCTATCGCCCATCGAATGCGGAAGCGGACTCAGAACTGATCAATGCCGCACTTCGTCAGCACCTGTTCGATCGCGGATTGGCCGTGATCGGCCACACCCGAATTCGAAATCGCCAATGCTTGAAGTTGACCTGCATGAATCCAACGGTTACAGAGCTGCAACTAGAGGAACTGGTCAAGATGATCGTGGAGCAGGGGGCGGATGTTGAAGCGTAG
- a CDS encoding SH3 domain-containing C40 family peptidase, whose product MPTIPLLRKIRRPCRVVRPAAALAVLCMVWMPAVFAANSTQIIVVPVANIFSAPSDDAQVVSQAIYGSNVTLLIARGEWCRIQTADHSKGWVRSRHLRLVQSGNGYATSGETVQVESLFANLYQEPEVTRHKPVLTIPFEARLEVMAEQKPGDAAEEPRATMTKSAKTKSAVPRPEGWLQVRLPDKRSGWIQSSDVVAEPKPLSIAESIELAKRFLGIPYLWGGSSSFGFDCSGFTQMLMRARGFNMPRDADKQAAWTGLKPVDRPELQPGDLLFFGSTPRNITQTGMYIGEGQFIQATTNGHAVVQISRLDDQPWTQLLVASRRVK is encoded by the coding sequence ATGCCCACGATCCCACTGTTGCGAAAGATTCGCCGACCTTGCCGTGTCGTCCGGCCCGCTGCCGCACTCGCGGTTCTGTGTATGGTTTGGATGCCGGCGGTTTTTGCGGCAAATAGTACCCAGATCATTGTGGTACCGGTCGCCAATATATTCTCCGCGCCCAGCGACGACGCTCAGGTAGTGTCGCAGGCCATTTACGGCAGCAATGTGACGCTGCTGATCGCGCGCGGAGAATGGTGCAGAATTCAAACCGCCGATCATTCCAAGGGATGGGTTCGGAGCCGCCATCTTCGCCTGGTGCAGAGCGGCAACGGCTACGCCACTTCAGGCGAGACAGTGCAGGTCGAAAGTCTTTTCGCCAATCTGTATCAGGAGCCTGAGGTCACGCGCCACAAGCCCGTGCTGACCATTCCCTTCGAGGCGCGCCTGGAAGTGATGGCCGAGCAAAAGCCCGGAGATGCGGCAGAGGAACCAAGGGCGACCATGACGAAGTCTGCGAAGACAAAATCCGCGGTACCGAGGCCCGAGGGCTGGTTGCAGGTTCGCCTCCCTGACAAGCGCAGTGGGTGGATTCAGTCGAGCGACGTGGTTGCCGAGCCCAAGCCGTTGTCGATCGCCGAATCGATCGAACTCGCCAAACGCTTTCTCGGCATTCCATATTTGTGGGGAGGCAGTTCCAGCTTCGGTTTCGACTGCTCCGGCTTTACGCAAATGCTAATGCGGGCCCGCGGCTTCAACATGCCGCGCGACGCCGACAAGCAGGCCGCATGGACGGGACTGAAGCCGGTCGATCGCCCGGAGTTGCAACCCGGCGATCTGCTATTTTTCGGTTCCACGCCGCGCAACATCACTCAGACTGGAATGTATATCGGCGAGGGCCAGTTCATTCAAGCCACCACCAACGGCCATGCGGTGGTCCAGATCAGCCGTTTAGACGACCAACCGTGGACGCAGCTTCTTGTCGCCAGCCGAAGAGTCAAGTGA
- a CDS encoding alanine racemase has translation MAAIYVKQDSSILDSSILGSSIVGSSILGSSIYDLDTPATLIDLDRMEKNIREWQEHADRCGVKFRSHIKTHKIPEIARMQVAAGARGIVCAKVSEAEPFAAAGIEDICIAYPVVGETKWQRLAALAKRVRSLTVNCDSEEAARGLSRAAAAAGVTIHVQIDIDSGLHRGGISWDNHAATARLAGVIGSLPGLRFAGITTYRSIHSSGLPEEPSAKDAGHAEGQLLVDVANRLRANGIACSEVTAGSTPTGKWVAEVAGITEVRAGNYVFNDLMQLNRGIASEDQLALSVLCTVSSTNGSGRLTIDGGTKTFSGDAGGAGTARAPAAIARAVDRRVFVERLNEEHGMARTEDDIKLGEKLRFFPYHACTCANLNDEIIGFRGERVEVVWRVQARGLRT, from the coding sequence TTGGCAGCAATTTACGTGAAGCAAGATTCGTCCATACTGGATTCATCCATCCTTGGTTCATCGATCGTTGGTTCATCGATCCTTGGTTCATCGATCTACGATCTGGACACTCCGGCAACACTGATCGATCTGGATCGGATGGAGAAAAACATCCGCGAATGGCAGGAGCACGCCGATCGGTGCGGAGTAAAGTTTCGGTCACACATTAAGACCCACAAGATTCCCGAAATCGCCCGCATGCAGGTGGCGGCAGGGGCGCGCGGAATTGTCTGCGCCAAGGTGAGCGAGGCCGAACCCTTCGCCGCGGCAGGGATCGAAGATATATGCATTGCGTATCCTGTGGTCGGCGAAACGAAGTGGCAGCGCCTCGCCGCCCTCGCCAAGCGCGTACGAAGCCTCACAGTAAACTGTGACTCCGAAGAGGCTGCCCGAGGTCTATCGCGGGCGGCGGCCGCGGCGGGAGTTACCATCCACGTCCAGATCGATATTGACAGCGGGCTTCACCGCGGAGGAATCTCGTGGGACAATCATGCCGCGACTGCGCGACTTGCGGGCGTTATCGGTTCGCTACCGGGTCTGCGATTCGCCGGTATCACGACCTATCGCTCCATTCACTCGTCCGGGCTTCCGGAAGAACCCAGCGCAAAAGATGCGGGCCACGCCGAAGGCCAACTGCTGGTGGACGTAGCCAATCGGCTGCGCGCGAATGGGATTGCGTGCAGCGAGGTCACAGCCGGAAGCACGCCGACCGGAAAATGGGTTGCCGAAGTGGCGGGCATCACCGAAGTGCGAGCGGGCAACTACGTTTTCAACGACCTGATGCAACTGAATCGTGGCATCGCGAGCGAAGATCAGCTCGCGCTCTCGGTTCTGTGTACAGTTTCGAGCACGAACGGTTCCGGGCGACTGACGATCGATGGCGGCACCAAGACCTTCAGCGGAGATGCGGGCGGAGCCGGCACGGCACGCGCTCCCGCGGCTATTGCCCGAGCCGTCGATCGTCGAGTTTTCGTGGAGCGCCTCAACGAAGAGCATGGCATGGCTCGCACAGAAGACGATATAAAGCTGGGAGAGAAACTTCGCTTCTTTCCTTATCACGCCTGCACCTGTGCCAATTTGAACGATGAAATCATCGGCTTCCGCGGCGAGCGCGTGGAAGTGGTGTGGCGAGTTCAGGCGCGAGGACTCAGAACGTAG
- a CDS encoding Rid family hydrolase yields the protein MAKYVIQTTKGTAPQGAYSQGWRAGDFIFVTGTGPLDAKTGKLAGESIEEQTEQVISNMESVLAADHATLADVVKVTVHLSDTALFARYNAVYARRFAAPYPVRTTVGSDLRQLPGMLIEADCIAYLPQTESNAKPRARSAKRSTKKKTRRAR from the coding sequence ATGGCGAAATATGTGATTCAAACCACGAAAGGCACAGCTCCGCAGGGGGCGTATTCGCAAGGCTGGCGCGCCGGAGATTTTATCTTCGTCACCGGAACCGGTCCGCTCGATGCCAAAACCGGCAAGCTGGCCGGCGAATCGATTGAAGAACAAACCGAACAAGTCATCAGCAACATGGAATCCGTGCTCGCCGCCGACCATGCAACCCTCGCCGACGTGGTCAAAGTGACCGTCCATCTCAGCGACACCGCGCTGTTCGCGCGCTACAACGCCGTATATGCCCGGCGTTTTGCCGCCCCCTATCCCGTGCGCACGACCGTGGGCAGCGACCTGCGTCAATTGCCGGGGATGCTGATCGAGGCCGACTGTATCGCCTATCTTCCACAGACTGAGTCGAATGCGAAGCCGCGCGCACGAAGCGCGAAGCGCTCAACAAAGAAAAAGACTCGGCGTGCCCGGTAA